The proteins below come from a single Drosophila ananassae strain 14024-0371.13 chromosome 4 unlocalized genomic scaffold, ASM1763931v2 tig00000241, whole genome shotgun sequence genomic window:
- the LOC123258045 gene encoding trichohyalin-like: MTGSLAKEEKTAEAGKTSNQSENYDVESVIRVASCAWNAIHCLLASYEYDLYSSWLESHFTSLKDCINKMEKDNSFTKDSAIIKFCRSIAENNKLYKELKNLNNPAEKFSQLEKIITGFKLKDLEDKVSFLMLLKEESDFTAIQKAYRDEWSFYDLINDRDFKKTYIDKAVTESANKSFKKDIDKCIKLAEQGKKAASKYLGRKGVELQAYYTETDNAYRVLNINSINYNRSEPTRMSDILQQEKDIKELNIYCNKKHEIHAHRKGKERYYEFKEGAYYEMKSTWPVKDGSEMCTMIINVSSDGITEVLKFNDEDFVLSDEILELIKQNDELYIQGLSLYDAVLEKVAYRKEPEGELDPKVDADNSLPPSINSNASTQTEVNLQHTETQTEVASQQIETKTEVNLQHTGTQTEFASQQMDELILNNQMLSEKNVELKQEMSNLKKEAVELKQEIEAGLQVINKKHHELIQENQRLQEKLETTQAEANQTIVKLEKQNSNLQDRFEKEEQKNTELQTELAQKNEELAGVLKELQGKAQELKGVYEEKRKLKEELKIVNAGKKNLEKELNQAREDAEQIMVERRQQKERLKDQLRELDQEYKVQVEIEQKIKESDRQDSDLQDTLGEERLKLNIEELENEYEEFPGDKVLTLELTKDEDKVEELRNELEREKEKCKQLLEEENEWGDELVGMLDGLEEKIRADEQRSFNNQLTGEISNESGNAPRQKKRLSKSSSVDNESYVPLREKTTLLRSLSVDSGLDSDEENCDNDLSFNISPISSIEKVAESRNVGRVSL; this comes from the exons ATGACTGGAAGTTTGGCTAAGGAAGAAAAAACAGCAGAGGCAGGAAAAACAAGTAATCAGTCAGAGAATTATGATGTTGAATCAGTTATAAGGGTAGCATCATGTGCTTGGAATGCAATACATTGCTTGTTGGCATCTTATGAATACGATCTATATTCGTCATGGCTTGAATCGCATTTTACATCCCTCAAGGACTGTAtcaataaaatggaaaaagaCAATTCtttcactaaggactctgcTATAATAAAGTTCTGCCGCTCAATtgcagaaaataataaattatacaaagagttaaaaaatttaaataatcctgctgaaaaattttctcAATTAGAGAAGATAATAACAGGCTTTAAACTAAAAGACCTAGAAGACAAGGTAAGCTTCTTAATGCTTTTGAAAGAAGAAAGTGACTTCACTGCTATACAGAAGGCTTATAGAGATGAGTGGAGTTTTTATGACCTAATAAATGATAGAGATTTTAAAAAAACGTACATAGATAAAGCAGTAACAGAGTCTGCTAATAAGAGCTTTAAGAAAGATATAGATAAATGCATAAAGTTGGCAGAGCAGGGAAAAAAAGCTGCAAGTAAATATCTTGGAAGGAAAGGCGTAGAGCTTCAAGCTTATTACACAGAAACTGATAACGCTTATAGAGTTTTGAATATCAACTCTATTAATTACAATAGAAGTGAGCCAACCAGGATGAGTGACATTTTACAGCaagagaaagatattaaagaGCTGAATATCTATTGCAATAAAAAACATGAAATACACGCTCATCGGAAAGGTAAGGAAAGATATTATGAATTTAAAGAGGGCGCATATTATGAAATGAAAAGCACTTGGCCTGTAAAGGATGGATCCGAAATGTGTACCATGATTATAAATGTGAGTAGCGATGGCATAACTGAAGTACTAAAATTTAATGATGAAGATTTTGTGCTATCGGATGAGATCTTAGAATTGATAAAGCAAAATGATGAATTATATATTCAAGGTCTCTCCTTATATGATGCTGTACTAGAAAAAG TGGCCTATCGCAAGGAACCAGAGGGGGAATTAGACCCTAAAGTTGATGCTGACAATAGCCTTCCTCCTTCTATTAATAGCAATGCATCAACTCAAACGGAAGTCAATTTACAACACACTGAAACTCAAACAGAAGTTGCTTCACAACAAATCGAAACTAAAACGGAAGTCAATTTACAGCACACTGGAACTCAGACAGAATTTGCTTCACAACAAATGGAtgaattgattttaaataatcAGATGCTGTCCGAAAAAAACGTTGAATTGAAGCAAGAAAtgtcaaatttgaaaaaagaAGCTGTTGAATTGAAGCAAGAAATAGAAGCAGGGTTGCAAGTGATAAATAAAAAGCACCATGAATTAATACAAGAAAATCAGCGACTACAGGAGAAACTAGAAACAACCCAAGCAGAAGCTAATCAAACAATTGTAAAGTTAGAGAAGCAGAATAGCAATTTACAAGACAGGTTTGAAAAAGAGGAGCAAAAAAACACGGAATTGCAAACTGAACTGgcacaaaaaaatgaagaattaGCAGGTGTGTTAAAAGAGCTACAAGGGAAAGCACAAGAACTTAAAGGTGTATATGAAGAAAAAAGAAAGCTAAAGGAAGAGCTGAAAATTGTTAATGCAGGAAAGAAGAATTTGGAAAAAGAGCTAAATCAAGCACGAGAAGATGCGGAACAGATAATGGTTGAACGACGCCAGCAGAAAGAGCGCTTGAAAGATCAGCTAAGAGAATTAGATCAGGAATATAAGGTACAAGTAGAAATTGAGCAAAAGATTAAAGAATCAGATAGGCAGGATAGCGATTTACAAGATACACTTGGAGAAGAGAGACTAAAACTCAACATTGAAGAACTAGAAAACGAGTACGAGGAATTTCCAGGAGATAAGGTGCTTACACTTGAACTCACTAAAGATGAAGATAAAGTCGAAGAGTTAAGAAACGAGCTAGAGCGTGAGAAAGAAAAGTGTAAACAATTATTAGAAGAAGAAAATGAATGGGGTGATGAATTGGTAGGAATGCTTGATGGACTGGAAGAAAAAATTCGTGCTGATGAACAAAGGAGCTTCAACAATCAATTAACGGGAGAAATTTCTAATGAGTCTGGTAATGCTCCACGACAGAAGAAAAGGTTATCCAAATCTTCAAGCGTTGATAATGAGTCTTATGTTCCACTGAGAGAGAAGACAACATTACTCAGATCTTTAAGCGTTGATAGTGGACTTGATAGCGATGAAGAAAATTGTGATAATGATTTATCTTTCAACATAAGTCCTATAAGTTCTATTGAGAAGGTGGCAGAGAGTAGAAACGTAGGTAGGGTATCATTGTGA